In Cryptomeria japonica chromosome 5, Sugi_1.0, whole genome shotgun sequence, the genomic window GGAAGAGTAAAAAAAACCATATAAAAAACATGAACAAGGATGAAAAAAGCAATTTCAGTCAGTCAATGGTTACAATCATAAAAAATCCGTATACAAGGATAGTTAATTGAATACTATTGCAACAAGTATTGATATCCCATGTGTTGTACCCGCTAATGACAGATTAATTTATTATCTGTCTGTGACCCAACATTAATGGAAGGGTCAAAAAAACCATATAAAAAACATGAACAAGGATGAAAAAATCACAGCTTGTCGTTGGCATTCTTAAAAAGGGAAAAAGAACGTCCATCAAATACAAAATTCAGTTTCTATAACGTACTTAGATGGATTGCCATATAAGGACTGCCTTGTTAAGGTTCAATTTATCTTTTCACGGCAATGCATCTCAAAAACAAGTACATTTTTTGTTGGATAAACTCTAATATTTGGAATCCACTATATTGAACTATAATACATTCTGGGATTGTTTGTAGGCCTCGTAAAATAGGCCATTCGGCATTTGCAGCAGAAATTTTTTGTACTTTCTAGAAACATCCACCACAAACTCAGGATATCATTTGTGTCAATCTCCATTTTTAAGCCACCGTGTATTACACGTTCTACAATTGCAACAGCAATTCATCAAGTTTCAGTCTTTTGTTTGTAACTATTGTTCGGGTCTTACTTCCAGGCACCTCTTTGAGTAACATCTCAAGTCTTTCATGAAAAAAAATCTACTGAAAGGAATTGAGTAACATCTCAAGTCTTTCACGAACAAATTCTACTGATAGAAATGGATATCTCAAGCCTTTGTCAAAAAACTTCTCCAGTAATTCTTTGTTGGACcaaatgaattttaaaaattgtATTATTGACAGCATTCCACAAGATCTATAATTTAATTGAATTTGAAGGAAAACTTATTATTAACAAAAGGTCTTTCACGAGCAGTCCTTCAGTTAATTCTTTGTTGGTCCACATGAATTTTTATGTACTATAAGCAGCTATTCCTTGACTGGAGTTAAAAGGGATTTGAAATTTAGGATCTATGAGAATTAGATTGGAATCTGTTACAAAATGAATGAGTCATCCATATTATCAAAGGTCATTAGTCTTCAAAGATAGAACAGAAAATTGTGATACAAGTCAACAGATATTTAAGGAAAAATGTGACTTAAGTAAATCAATTACAGGAAAATTTTAAACTAGGTTTTCAGCTATACGAGGTAAACTGTAATGTTGGAGTTGATGCCAATTAACTGTAAATAATTTCATATAAGTAACAAGGATTTTCAACTGAGGCAAGAAATATTGAGTTGTGATTGCTTTTGGTAACTGTCTGATAAATTTTCCTCCTAGATAAATACCACTGACTCTGCAATACGCATTTGTTCTGTGCAGACCAAGAATTAATGATGAAAGTCAGTAAGCACGTAAGTTAATTGTTTACTAACAATCCAAATAAGCTTTTAGACAGGCGGGACATTACATTTTTGCTCACTATTCTGTCTATTTGTTCTCTGAATTTCAAATATATGTGCATTACCACTCAAGAATGTGTTCAATCTTATCCCGTTAAACAAGGGCCCAACATTTACATCTGTAAGATCAACTCCAATTCATATAATTTTGTGTTCATATAACAAATATTCTTTTACAAAACGATATTCATAACCGCTGAAAGGAAAAACTCGTAAAGAGCCAATCAGCATTAATAAAAGTACCCAAAAGAATTTATGGTCAAAAAACTGTCCATGACGAGCAAGAACAAAATCACATCCAGTAATCAAGATTATAAAACCCATCATAAAAGCATATAGCAACAAAATTAATCCAGTGAAACATAAACAACCACAGCTAAGACTCTACCTCGGACTTGCATGGGATATGGTGACAATCTGACCTCACTTATCAATTCATTATAAAACGTTTGGTGGGGGGAGGATATTATAAATtatcatttttttcaatttaaaatccTGTTCCAATAAGATATCGAACTTTTAAGTTTGTACAGACTTCATGCAAATCATTTATGTGGAATAAGAGATGTGTcatgacaagaaaatcaagtgaGGTCAAAGTATCACATTTGCCAGAATGCACTTTTTGTTATCTCATATGATGGATTGGGTGTAACAatagatagtgacaacacaaatcCATGAGTACTTTGTGATTGTTTTCTCAGTGTTGCGTATTTATCAAGCTTTCTGTAATGTGCTGAGTAGACCTTTTTATAGGCAGCTTACCACAGAAAATTCCACAAACGGATGATTAGATGTTTGCTATGTGCCTTTACAACGACAAAAACAACATCatattttcaaaatgaaatatgtCAAAACTGACGAGCAAAATAAAATCTAAGACACAAACACACACAAAAGTAAAACATGTCAAGCCAGGAAGCAATTAAAAAGAAACCCAAAGTAATCAAAAGATTAATACACATTAGTAATGGATTTCCCAGCAGTGAAGCCACACTGAATTGGATAATTGTTTAAATTTGCAAAACTCTTGACCCTGAACTCGCCTATTATTCTAAAACTTGTTACCTGCATCTGACTTTCTTATTTCACTTCACTGCCCCTTTTTGCCAACTTAACTTTTATGGCCTAATACTGTTTCTAGGCTTTCCTGGGAAGCCACTAAACAAGACCAAACAAATGACATGCttacaaagaaaaaatttcaaatccAAATTCCACAAAGAACCAGCATACTCAGCTTGTCTTGGTGTAGAAGCGAACAACGACAGCCAATCCAAGAATTGCCAAGGGAACCAGAAACTGTAAAACTTTAATAATATATTCAGAGGTCTTGTCCTGATCGTAATGTGGTTGCTTAGCTGGAGTGTACTTTGGCTTTGATGGAATTGTTGAAACATCTATTTCTCCAACATAGTACTGTTCCATCATCTCTCTTGCAGTGTTACTGTGTCCTACATCTTCAAAGTCATCGGTTGCATCTTTGCCTTCACGTAAACCAGAAAAAAGATAGCAcaatagaaaaaaaacaaaaatgagTAACCTTTCCTCTGCAAACTATAATGATTAAAACAATTTTAGGGCAAGATGAAAGACATGCCAAATCAACCATAGAAGAATCAAAAGCTGAAATAAGTTCTCTCATACTGGCCAGCATGCCAAGCAGCTTGTTTGGGTATCGCTTTTTTTATGATCTTGCTTTGTTTCACAGAAATATAGATTTACCCATATATTTTAGATATACAAACTTGATTCATATCCATAAGTTACAACCGCAGCAATAAAATGTCCAAAATATAACAATGCAAAATATATGACATGATGAGTACAAGCTCTGAAATCATACCAGTTGCTGATAATAATACTTCATCTCCCCCAGGATGCTCTTCCATAAA contains:
- the LOC131077988 gene encoding cytochrome b5, giving the protein MASKSKIFTLSEVSEHNSSKDCWLLIDGKVYDVTSFMEEHPGGDEVLLSATGKDATDDFEDVGHSNTAREMMEQYYVGEIDVSTIPSKPKYTPAKQPHYDQDKTSEYIIKVLQFLVPLAILGLAVVVRFYTKTS